One genomic segment of Flagellimonas marinaquae includes these proteins:
- a CDS encoding dienelactone hydrolase family protein → MASLKKEDIKQEVFDLYDKYAHNQLDRREFMEKLSVYAVGGITLASLLSFVMPNYKDTLTVSPNDPELDSKFITYNSPKGGGEIKGLLSKPKNSSGKMGGVVVVHENRGLNPYIEDVGRRAAKAGFISLAPDALTPLGGYPGNDDEGRAMQRERDRNEMLEDFISAYEYLKNHENCNGKVGVVGFCFGGWISNMMAVKVPELAAAVPFYGSQPKEEKEVAQIKAPLLIHFAGLDERVNAGWEDYEAKLKKFDKAYEAHFYPDVNHGFHNNTTPRFDEASANLAWERTIDFFKKHLS, encoded by the coding sequence ATGGCATCACTAAAAAAAGAAGACATTAAACAAGAGGTTTTTGACCTATACGACAAATATGCCCACAATCAGTTAGATCGTAGAGAGTTTATGGAGAAGCTTTCCGTTTATGCCGTAGGTGGCATCACTCTGGCATCCCTGCTCAGTTTTGTGATGCCCAATTACAAGGACACCTTGACCGTATCTCCCAATGATCCGGAATTGGATTCCAAGTTCATTACTTATAATTCCCCAAAGGGCGGTGGAGAAATCAAGGGGTTGTTGTCCAAGCCAAAAAACAGCTCCGGTAAAATGGGCGGTGTAGTTGTGGTGCACGAAAACCGAGGCCTTAATCCTTATATTGAAGATGTGGGAAGAAGAGCTGCCAAGGCAGGCTTTATTTCGTTGGCTCCGGATGCCCTCACCCCACTTGGAGGCTATCCCGGAAATGATGACGAGGGAAGGGCGATGCAACGGGAACGGGACCGTAACGAGATGTTGGAGGATTTTATCTCCGCTTACGAATATCTCAAAAACCATGAAAACTGCAACGGTAAAGTGGGGGTAGTCGGCTTTTGTTTTGGCGGATGGATTTCGAACATGATGGCCGTAAAAGTACCGGAATTGGCCGCTGCTGTTCCTTTTTATGGCAGTCAGCCCAAGGAGGAGAAGGAAGTGGCCCAAATAAAAGCCCCCCTATTAATTCATTTTGCAGGATTGGATGAACGGGTAAATGCTGGTTGGGAAGACTACGAGGCCAAATTAAAAAAATTCGACAAAGCATACGAAGCGCATTTTTACCCCGATGTCAACCACGGTTTCCATAATAATACCACCCCCCGTTTTGATGAGGCATCAGCCAATTTAGCGTGGGAAAGGACCATAGATTTCTTCAAAAAGCACTTGAGCTAG
- a CDS encoding asparagine synthetase B — protein MFVLFFFFKASASVILIPMDAEGQKNHLKAYGITYWVLSKQQKVQWLLNYRGGSFILPDGDAIRKECQIRGVSFEVLSDAQAEQILDDISSPSQNQDAVILEKAPKIAVYSPKGNQPWDDAVTMVLTYAEIPYTTIYDTEVLGDKLALYDWLHLHHEDFTGQYGRFYGHYRAAPWYIRDKEKAEELAKSLGYAKVSDQKLAVALKIRNYVIGGGFMFAMCSATDSFDIALAAEDVDICEPMFDGDPSDANYQAKLNFNNTFAFTNFTLERNPIRYEFSSIDMTNKRANVPKESDYFSLMEFSAKWDPVPTMLTQNHTSLVKGFMGQTTAYTRAQIKPTVMVLGENKINGEARYIHGIKGKGFFTFYGGHDPEDYQHRVGDPKTELELHPTSPGYRLILNNVLFPAARKKKQKT, from the coding sequence ATGTTTGTTTTGTTTTTTTTCTTTAAAGCTTCAGCCTCCGTTATTCTGATTCCAATGGATGCCGAAGGGCAGAAAAATCATTTAAAAGCTTACGGAATAACCTATTGGGTACTCTCCAAACAACAAAAAGTGCAATGGTTGCTCAATTATCGGGGCGGTTCCTTTATTTTGCCCGATGGAGATGCCATTCGAAAGGAATGCCAAATTCGAGGTGTTTCCTTTGAGGTCTTGTCCGACGCACAGGCCGAGCAAATCTTGGATGACATTTCCAGTCCTTCCCAAAATCAAGATGCGGTAATCCTAGAAAAAGCACCAAAGATTGCCGTGTATTCCCCAAAGGGAAACCAACCTTGGGACGATGCCGTTACCATGGTGCTTACCTATGCCGAGATTCCCTATACAACCATTTATGATACCGAGGTTTTAGGAGATAAACTGGCCTTGTACGATTGGCTGCACCTCCACCATGAAGATTTTACAGGTCAATACGGCCGATTTTACGGACATTACCGTGCAGCACCATGGTACATCAGAGATAAGGAGAAGGCAGAAGAGTTGGCCAAAAGTCTCGGCTATGCCAAGGTCTCCGATCAGAAATTGGCAGTGGCCCTAAAAATAAGAAATTATGTTATCGGAGGTGGGTTTATGTTTGCCATGTGTTCCGCGACCGATAGTTTTGATATTGCCCTTGCGGCAGAAGATGTGGATATTTGCGAACCTATGTTCGATGGGGATCCCTCGGATGCGAATTATCAGGCCAAACTTAATTTCAACAATACGTTCGCCTTCACCAATTTTACTTTAGAACGAAACCCCATCCGCTACGAGTTTTCATCCATCGATATGACAAATAAGCGAGCCAATGTCCCCAAGGAATCAGATTACTTTTCGTTGATGGAATTTTCCGCTAAATGGGATCCGGTGCCCACTATGTTAACACAAAACCATACAAGTTTGGTAAAAGGGTTTATGGGGCAAACAACAGCCTACACCAGAGCGCAGATCAAACCGACCGTTATGGTTTTGGGCGAGAACAAAATCAATGGAGAGGCCAGGTATATCCATGGTATTAAAGGAAAGGGTTTCTTTACTTTTTATGGTGGTCACGATCCGGAAGATTATCAGCATAGGGTAGGAGACCCGAAAACGGAGCTGGAACTGCATCCTACTTCGCCCGGTTATCGTTTGATTTTGAACAACGTTTTGTTCCCTGCTGCCCGCAAAAAGAAGCAAAAGACCTAG
- the dnaB gene encoding replicative DNA helicase, translating into MEKPSPIVGHRVDKSALINLERGKIPPQAVDLEEVVLGAMMIDKKGVDEVIDILHPDVFYKDSHKYVYEAIFKLFESSEPVDLLTVSGQLKKDGKLEAVGGDFYLIKLTQKVASSAHIEFHARIILQKYIQRSLIKISNDIIEEAYSDATDVFDLLDSAEAKLYEVTQGNLKRSAETAQNLVIQAKKRIEEISNKEGLSGIPSGFDKLDKLTSGWQPSDLIIVAARPGMGKTALTLSMARNIAVNSEIPVAFFSLEMSSVQLITRLISSETGLSSEKLRTGKLEKHEWEQLNVKVKTLEKAPLFIDDTPSLSIFDLRAKARRLASQHGIRLIIIDYLQLMTAGGSQKGGNREQEISTISRNLKALAKELNVPVIALSQLSRAVETRGGSKRPILSDLRESGAIEQDADIVSFIYRPEYYKIDEWDDEERTPTQGQAEFIVAKHRNGGLENIRLKFVGALGKFDNLDDFDSPFEFQSKMNADEENPFATPNLPSADDAFGSAMNSNDPDDNDVPF; encoded by the coding sequence ATGGAAAAACCTAGCCCTATCGTAGGACATCGAGTGGACAAATCTGCCCTAATCAATCTTGAAAGAGGTAAAATACCGCCTCAAGCTGTTGATTTAGAGGAGGTTGTATTGGGGGCTATGATGATCGATAAAAAAGGTGTTGATGAAGTAATCGATATTCTGCACCCAGACGTATTCTACAAGGATTCCCATAAATATGTTTATGAAGCCATCTTCAAGTTGTTCGAATCTTCTGAACCAGTGGATTTATTAACGGTCTCCGGACAGTTAAAGAAAGATGGGAAACTAGAAGCGGTAGGCGGGGACTTTTATTTGATAAAACTGACCCAAAAGGTCGCTTCATCCGCACATATCGAGTTTCACGCGCGGATCATCCTTCAAAAATATATCCAACGAAGCCTGATTAAAATATCCAACGACATTATTGAAGAGGCATATAGCGATGCAACCGATGTTTTTGATCTGTTGGACAGTGCCGAAGCAAAATTGTACGAGGTAACGCAGGGCAACTTAAAGCGTTCTGCGGAAACTGCACAGAATTTGGTAATACAGGCCAAAAAACGAATTGAGGAAATTTCCAATAAGGAAGGGCTTAGCGGTATCCCATCAGGATTCGATAAATTGGACAAGCTTACATCCGGGTGGCAACCCAGTGATTTGATCATTGTTGCGGCAAGACCTGGTATGGGTAAAACGGCATTAACGCTTTCCATGGCACGTAATATTGCCGTGAATTCCGAAATTCCAGTGGCGTTCTTCTCCTTGGAGATGTCCTCCGTACAGTTGATTACCCGTTTAATATCTTCCGAAACAGGATTGTCCTCCGAAAAATTGAGGACCGGTAAATTGGAAAAACACGAGTGGGAACAATTGAACGTTAAGGTAAAGACCCTGGAAAAGGCGCCTTTGTTTATAGACGACACCCCTTCGTTGTCCATATTTGACCTTCGTGCCAAGGCCAGGCGATTGGCATCCCAACACGGAATTAGACTTATAATAATAGATTATTTGCAGTTGATGACCGCAGGGGGTAGCCAAAAAGGAGGAAACCGTGAACAGGAGATTTCTACCATATCCCGTAACCTAAAGGCATTGGCCAAGGAACTTAATGTTCCTGTAATAGCGCTGTCCCAGTTATCGCGGGCGGTGGAGACCCGTGGAGGTAGTAAAAGACCTATTCTTTCCGATTTGAGGGAATCCGGGGCCATTGAACAGGATGCGGATATTGTATCCTTTATCTATAGACCGGAATATTATAAAATTGACGAGTGGGACGATGAGGAACGCACCCCGACCCAAGGTCAAGCAGAATTTATTGTGGCCAAACACCGTAATGGTGGTTTAGAAAATATTAGGTTAAAATTTGTGGGTGCTCTGGGTAAATTTGATAACTTGGATGACTTTGATTCCCCATTCGAATTCCAATCGAAGATGAATGCGGACGAAGAAAATCCCTTTGCGACACCAAATCTTCCGAGTGCGGACGATGCTTTCGGTAGCGCAATGAACAGTAATGACCCAGATGATAACGACGTGCCGTTTTAA
- a CDS encoding acetyl-CoA carboxylase carboxyltransferase subunit alpha, with amino-acid sequence MEYLDFELPIKELEEQLQKCMIIGEESDVDVSETCTQIEQKLDQTRKDIYKNLTAWQKVQLSRHPSRPYTMDYIKAICGDTFLELHGDRNVKDDKAMVGGLGKIGDQSYMFIGQQKGYNTKTRQYRNFGMANPEGYRKALRLMKSAEKFKIPVVCFVDTPGAYPGIEAEERGQGEAIARNILEMTRLKVPIIVIIIGEGASGGALGIGVGDKVLMLENTWYSVISPESCSSILWRSWEFKEQAADALKLTATDMKKQKLVDEIVKEPLGGAHANREKTFETVANKISSHFEELKKLSPKELVKARMDKYANMGVFSE; translated from the coding sequence ATGGAATATCTAGATTTTGAACTCCCCATCAAAGAACTTGAAGAGCAACTTCAAAAGTGTATGATCATAGGGGAGGAAAGTGATGTGGACGTGTCCGAAACGTGCACACAGATCGAACAGAAACTTGATCAGACCCGAAAGGACATCTATAAAAACCTAACTGCTTGGCAAAAAGTACAATTGTCAAGACACCCCAGTAGACCTTATACAATGGATTACATTAAAGCCATTTGTGGAGATACCTTTTTGGAGCTCCATGGAGACAGAAATGTAAAGGACGATAAGGCGATGGTAGGCGGACTTGGAAAAATAGGGGACCAGAGTTACATGTTCATTGGTCAGCAAAAAGGGTACAATACAAAAACGCGCCAGTACCGAAACTTTGGAATGGCCAATCCGGAAGGGTACCGAAAGGCGCTCAGATTGATGAAATCCGCAGAAAAGTTCAAAATCCCAGTAGTATGTTTTGTAGATACTCCGGGAGCCTACCCAGGTATCGAGGCAGAGGAGAGGGGGCAAGGTGAGGCCATAGCCCGCAACATTCTCGAGATGACCCGACTTAAAGTACCGATCATCGTTATTATTATTGGTGAAGGAGCATCGGGAGGCGCACTGGGCATTGGAGTAGGAGACAAAGTACTTATGTTGGAGAACACATGGTACTCCGTTATATCCCCAGAATCCTGTTCATCCATACTTTGGAGGAGTTGGGAATTTAAAGAGCAGGCCGCCGATGCACTGAAGTTGACCGCAACCGATATGAAAAAACAAAAGCTGGTCGATGAGATAGTGAAAGAACCATTGGGCGGAGCACATGCCAATAGAGAAAAAACATTTGAAACCGTCGCGAACAAAATTTCGTCACATTTCGAAGAGCTCAAAAAGTTATCACCAAAAGAATTGGTGAAAGCTCGCATGGATAAATATGCGAATATGGGTGTCTTTAGTGAATAA
- a CDS encoding LptF/LptG family permease — translation MFTILDRYILKRYLITFMGMLLLFVPIGIMANLAEKIGKIIDNEAPLAEVIVFYGNFTLVIGNLLLPIFLFLSIIFFTSKLASNTEIVAILSSGVSFWRFLRPYFVGATLVAILIFMMGMFIVPHASIGFNEFEYKYFKKGKRDRVTENIFNQLNENDYIYVSSFDPNRQIGYNFTYEHFDSIGKLDYKIFASNIRWVEDDSIYRLTNYEKRTILNEREFIDAKRRLDTVFSFKIDDLTPVSYVAETKNLFELNKFIEDQRRKGASNINAYVLVKYKRWALPIAAFILTVIAVAVSSVKRRGGMGLNLAFGIGVAFVYIFFDKVFGTLAEQSGFSPLLAVVIPNLLFGVFAVYMLMKAKR, via the coding sequence ATGTTTACCATACTCGATAGATACATCTTAAAGCGCTACTTGATCACCTTTATGGGGATGCTCTTGTTGTTTGTGCCTATCGGGATCATGGCCAACCTGGCCGAAAAGATTGGTAAGATCATAGATAACGAAGCCCCATTGGCAGAAGTAATCGTGTTCTATGGGAATTTCACTTTAGTGATCGGCAACCTTCTGTTGCCCATATTCCTTTTCCTGTCCATAATATTTTTTACATCCAAACTGGCAAGCAACACCGAAATTGTGGCCATTTTAAGTTCGGGCGTATCTTTTTGGAGGTTTTTGCGCCCTTATTTTGTGGGTGCTACTTTGGTGGCCATTCTTATTTTTATGATGGGTATGTTCATTGTGCCCCATGCCAGTATCGGGTTCAACGAATTTGAATATAAATATTTTAAAAAGGGAAAACGAGACCGGGTAACGGAGAACATCTTTAACCAGTTGAACGAGAACGATTATATCTACGTTAGCAGTTTTGATCCCAATCGTCAGATCGGTTACAATTTTACCTACGAGCATTTTGATTCCATTGGAAAGTTGGACTACAAAATTTTCGCAAGTAACATTAGATGGGTCGAGGACGATAGTATCTACAGACTTACCAATTACGAAAAACGAACCATATTGAACGAAAGGGAGTTTATAGATGCCAAAAGGCGACTCGATACTGTTTTCTCCTTCAAAATAGACGATTTAACGCCAGTTTCTTACGTGGCCGAGACCAAAAACCTTTTTGAACTGAACAAATTTATTGAAGATCAACGCAGAAAGGGAGCGTCCAATATTAATGCCTATGTCCTGGTAAAATATAAACGATGGGCTTTGCCCATTGCTGCTTTTATTCTTACCGTAATAGCCGTTGCCGTTTCCTCGGTAAAGCGAAGAGGGGGCATGGGGCTTAATCTGGCCTTTGGTATAGGAGTGGCCTTCGTATATATTTTCTTTGATAAAGTATTTGGGACCCTGGCGGAACAATCTGGTTTTTCACCATTGCTCGCTGTGGTAATTCCCAACTTACTTTTTGGTGTTTTTGCCGTTTATATGCTCATGAAAGCTAAGCGATAA